From the Oncorhynchus nerka isolate Pitt River linkage group LG20, Oner_Uvic_2.0, whole genome shotgun sequence genome, one window contains:
- the LOC115102101 gene encoding dual specificity protein phosphatase 7-like produces MTNVTESKSVEWLRLELESGGSSLLLLDCRSHEFYESSHIETAINLAIPALMLRRFKKGNIPIRTIIPNHEDKEKFVRRCNTDTVILYDECTVDWQDGATGSVLELLLQKLWDDGCKAYYLEGGFGKFQTEYPEHCETLLDSSCPSSSPPLSVLGFGSLRISSDLSDGESDREPSSATESEESPLPNIQPAFPVQILPFLYLGCAKDSTNLDVLGQYNIKYILNVTPNLPNMFEHDGLFTYKQIPISDHWSQNLSQFFPEAISFIDEARSKQCGVLVHCLAGISRSVTVTVAYLMQRLNLSLNDAYDFVKRKKSNISPNFNFMGQLLDFERTLGLHSLCDNRSSSSEQLYFTTPTNHNVFQLDTLEST; encoded by the exons ATGACTAATGTGACTGAAAGTAAAAGCGTAGAATGGCTTCGACTCGAGTTGGAATCCGGGGGAAGTTCGCTGCTTTTGTTGGACTGCCGATCGCACGAGTTTTACGAATCATCCCACATAGAAACGGCGATCAATTTGGCAATTCCAGCATTGATGCTGCGAAGGTTTAAGAAGGGCAACATACCCATCCGAACTATCATACCGAACCACGAAGACAAGGAGAAATTCGTTAGACGTTGCAATACAGATACAGTGATTCTGTACGATGAGTGCACTGTGGACTGGCAGGATGGGGCCACTGGCTCGGTTCTGGAACTACTTCTTCAGAAACTATGGGACGACGGATGTAAAGCATATTACCTGGAAG GGGGATTTGGGAAGTTTCAGACCGAGTACCCAGAGCACTGTGAAACCCTCCTGGACAGCTCCTGTCCcagctcctctccccccctctctgtcctagGCTTCGGAAGTCTCCGGATCAGTTCCGACCTCTCAGATGGTGAATCGGACCGTGAGCCGAGCAGCGCCACAGAGTCTGAGGAGAGCCCCCTTCCCAACATCCAACCTGCCTTCCCAGTCCAGATCCTCCCCTTCCTTTACCTGGGCTGTGCCAAAGACTCCACCAACCTGGACGTGCTGGGCCAGTACAACATCAAGTACATCCTGAACGTCACGCCCAATCTCCCCAACATGTTTGAACATGACGGCCTCTTCACGTACAAGCAGATCCCCATCTCGGACCACTGGAGTCAGAACTTGTCCCAGTTCTTTCCAGAGGCCATATCCTTCATCG ATGAGGCTCGGTCCAAGCAGTGTGGCGTCCTGGTACACTGTCTGGCTGGTATCAGCCGCTCTGTGACCGTGACCGTGGCCTACTTGATGCAGAGGctcaacctatccctcaatgacGCCTATGACTTTGTCAAGAGGAAGAAGTCCAACATCTCCCCCAACTTCAACTTCATGGGCCAACTGCTGGACTTCGAGAGGACACTGGGGCTGCACAGCCTGTGTGACAACCGCTCCTCCTCCAGTGAGCAGCTCTACTTCACCACGCCGACCAATCACAACGTGTTCCAGTTGGACACTCTGGAGTCGACTTGA
- the LOC115102102 gene encoding 5-aminolevulinate synthase, non-specific, mitochondrial-like has product MDTVIRRCPFLTMVPRVFLQLAGKSSLVGYALKCPVMMDLASRPLARALSSSVSVSTPTNDESEKGVQLPPGHPMPLAGQPVGSKCPFLAAEMVQKNTSVVREACIELSEDVQDRSTVHTEKSQLDPTVVDLINADRADLGTLKNMLKQRTPKVSHLLQDNLPKASANFHYDKFFEKKIDARKKDHSYRVFKTVNRRATSFPMADDYSESLLIKRDVSVWCSNDYLGMSRHPRVNQAIMDTLQKHGAGAGGTRNISGTSKFHVDLEYELADLHGKDAALLFTSCFVANDSTLFTLAKILPGCEIYSDAGNHASMIQGIRNSGAKKFIFRHNDVNHLRELLQKSDPATPKIVAFETVHSMDGAVCPLDEMCDVSHEFGAITFVDEVHAVGLYGARGGGIGDRDGVMHKMDIISGTLGKAFGCVGGYIAGTNALVDTVRSYAAGFIFTTSLPPMLLAGARESIHTLKGEEGRVLRRKHQRNVKLLRQMLMDSGLPVVYCPSHIIPVRVADAAKNTEVCDIMMSRYYIYVQAINYPTVAQGEEVLRIAPTPHHTPQMMQYFVERLVKAWKEVGLELKPHSSGECNFCQQPLHFELMTERERSFFTGMSHMISARA; this is encoded by the exons ATGGACACTGTTATCCGCCGATGCCCCTTCCTGACTATGGTGCCCCGGGTGTTCCTGCAGCTGGCAGGGAAGTCATCCCTGGTTGGCTATGCCCTGAAGTGCCCTGTGATGATGGACCTGGCCTCACGCCCTCTGGCCAGAGCTCTCTCCTCTTCAGTCTCAGTGTCCACACCAACAAACGATG AGTCAGAGAAGGGGGTCCAGCTGCCCCCGGGCCACCCCATGCCCCTTGCTGGCCAGCCTGTGGGCTCCAAATGCCCCTTCCTGGCGGCTGAGATGGTGCAGAAGAACACCAGCGTGGTGAGGGAGGCCTGCATCGAGCTGTCAGAGGACGTACAGGACAGGAGCACCGTCCACACAG AGAAATCCCAATTGGATCCCACTGTGGTGGACCTGATCAACGCTGACAGGGCTGACCTAGGCACCCTGAAAAACATGCTGAAACAGCGCACCCCCAAGGTTTCTCACTTACTGCAAGACAACCTACCCAAAG CATCTGCCAACTTCCACTACGACAAGTTCTTTGAGAAGAAGATCGATGCCAGGAAGAAGGATCACAGCTACCGGGTGTTTAAGACAGTGAACCGGCGCGCCACGTCCTTTCCCATGGCAGACGACTACTCTGAGTCGCTCCTCATCAAGAGAGACGTTTCTGTGTGGTGCAGCAACGACTACCTGGGCATGAGCCGACACCCCCGCGTCAACCAAGCCATCAT GGATACATTACAGAAGCACGGGGCAGGAGCTGGAGGAACACGGAACATCTCAGGGACCAGTAAGTTCCATGTGGACCTGGAGTACGAGCTGGCCGACCTGCATGGCAAAGACGCTGCGCTGCTCTTCACTTCCTGCTTCGTGGCCAATGACTCCACGCTATTCACTCTGGCTAAGATTCTCCCAG GTTGTGAGATCTACTCCGATGCAGGGAACCATGCTTCGATGATCCAGGGTATAAGGAACAGTGGGGCCAAGAAGTTCATCTTCCGTCACAACGATGTCAACCATTTACGAGAGCTGCTGCAGAAGTCTGACCCTGCCACCCCCAAGATTGTGGCCTTTGAGACTGTGCACTCCATGGATG GCGCTGTGTGTCCTCTGGATGAGATGTGTGACGTGTCCCATGAGTTTGGGGCCATTACGTTTGTGGACGAGGTACATGCTGTTGGCTTATATGGGGCCAGGGGAGGCGGCATCGGCGACAGGGACGGCGTCATGCACAAAATGGACATAATCTCAGGAACTCTCG GTAAGGCATTTGGCTGTGTGGGCGGCTACATCGCTGGTACCAACGCCCTGGTGGACACGGTGCGCTCCTACGCAGCAGGCTTTATTTTCACTACCTCCCTGCCACCCATGCTGCTGGCTGGGGCCCGGGAGTCCATCCACACCCTGAAGGGGGAGGAGGGCCGTGTGCTGCGCAGGAAACACCAGAGGAACGTCAAGCTGCTTCGCCAGATGCTGATGGACTCGGGCCTGCCCGTTGTCTACTGCCCCAGCCACATCATCCCTGTCCGT GTGGCGGACGCAGCCAAGAACACAGAGGTGTGTGACATCATGATGTCTCGCTACTACATCTATGTGCAGGCCATCAACTACCCCACTGTGGCTCAGGGAGAGGAGGTCCTCCGCATCGcccccaccccacaccacacTCCCCAGATGATGCAGTACTTTGTCG AACGTCTGGTGAAGGCCTGGAAGGAGGTGGGTCTGGAGCTAAAACCTCACTCGTCAGGGGAGTGTAACTTCTGCCAGCAGCCTCTCCACTTTGAGCTGATGACTGAGAGAGAGCGGTCTTTCTTCACCGGCATGAGTCACATGATATCAGCCAGAGCCTAA